From a single Herbiconiux sp. SALV-R1 genomic region:
- a CDS encoding TerC family protein: MQLPVAFEIVSLVVLVLILAADLVLAYKRPHVPSFKEATLWVVFYVGLALIFALLMLLFSDGEQAGQFLAGWLTEYSLSIDNLFVFVIIMSRFNVPRKYQQEALMVGIIIALVLRGIFILIGAQLIESLSWIFYIFGAFLLYTAFKQAFGHDDDEGAGENRLVRMLRRQVRISDDFDGAKVRTVVDGHRIFTPMIIVFIALGSTDLLFALDSIPAIFGITQNPFIVFTANVFALMGLRQLYFLLGGLLDRLIYLHYGIAFILAFIGVKLVFHALHENEVPFINGGEHIEWIPDIDTWTSLAVIILSMAVATIASLVVMKRRGASVKEELKEAAQGEPERSE; the protein is encoded by the coding sequence GTGCAACTTCCCGTCGCCTTCGAGATCGTCTCGCTGGTCGTGCTCGTGCTCATCCTCGCCGCCGACCTGGTGCTGGCGTACAAGAGACCGCACGTGCCGTCGTTCAAGGAGGCGACGCTCTGGGTGGTCTTCTACGTAGGGCTCGCGCTGATCTTCGCGCTGCTCATGCTGCTGTTCTCCGACGGCGAGCAGGCGGGGCAGTTCCTCGCCGGCTGGCTCACCGAGTACAGCCTGTCGATCGACAACCTGTTCGTCTTCGTCATCATCATGAGCCGCTTCAACGTGCCGAGGAAGTACCAGCAGGAGGCGCTGATGGTGGGCATCATCATCGCGCTGGTGCTGCGCGGCATCTTCATCCTCATCGGGGCGCAGCTCATCGAGTCGCTCAGCTGGATCTTCTACATCTTCGGCGCGTTCCTGCTCTACACGGCGTTCAAGCAGGCCTTCGGGCACGACGACGACGAGGGTGCGGGTGAGAACCGGCTGGTGCGGATGCTGCGCCGGCAGGTACGCATCTCCGACGACTTCGACGGGGCCAAGGTGCGCACCGTCGTCGACGGGCACAGGATCTTCACGCCGATGATCATCGTGTTCATCGCGCTCGGCTCCACCGACCTGCTGTTCGCGCTCGACTCCATCCCGGCGATCTTCGGCATCACGCAGAACCCGTTCATCGTGTTCACGGCGAACGTGTTCGCGCTGATGGGGCTGCGGCAGCTGTACTTCCTGCTCGGCGGTCTCCTCGACCGGCTCATCTACCTGCACTACGGCATCGCGTTCATCCTCGCCTTCATCGGGGTGAAGCTCGTCTTCCACGCGCTGCACGAGAACGAGGTGCCGTTCATCAACGGCGGCGAGCACATCGAGTGGATCCCCGACATCGACACGTGGACGTCGCTCGCCGTCATCATCCTCTCGATGGCGGTGGCGACGATCGCGTCGCTCGTCGTCATGAAGCGGCGCGGCGCGTCGGTAAAGGAGGAGCTGAAGGAGGCGGCTCAGGGGGAGCCGGAGCGCTCGGAGTAG